The Chloroflexota bacterium genome includes a window with the following:
- a CDS encoding long-chain fatty acid--CoA ligase → MLKPHCPLVNAPNYPQPLANSQVQTLQCLQIAEREEQKMADYPWYKSYDPGVPYTLEPYPQYNAIDLLDNVVKLHPDHPMLIYQHSCLSWKTVNELSDKMAAALVASGVKKGDRVAVLYINIPQTFITYYAIWKAGAIIVPLNPLYTPAELENALNDVGAEVAFVLNFWYPMLDGLKPKTKLRLLIVTELDEYTLGKDMDAPHAMELKSGDLWFSDLMKKYAKAARPKVKVGPKDLASIMFSGGTTGVPKGVMGNHISYTMTGMQIRAWMEGVGPEWETVMLLTLPLFHTMGVYFCFAMTPVAHMTMVLVADPRNVDVILQTVREVKPTMLTGTPTMFIKLLEHPDLKPDELKCVKNIGTGAAPLMAETKKKIDERISGFITEGYALSESTMAMTTTPARGVWKEGSVGCPLPDTLIRIVDVETGTKEMKTGEAGEVLIKAPQIMVGYWNRPQDTAEAIRNGWLHTGDVGYLDEDGYLFLTSRTKDVIKPGGFQVWPREVEEVLMTYPAVSEVCVAGIPDPRQMEAVKAWIILKEGAQATPEELQNYCREKLAAYKVPRFFEFRTELPKTMVGKVLRRALQEEERAKQKEVK, encoded by the coding sequence ATGTTAAAACCCCACTGCCCACTTGTCAATGCCCCGAATTATCCCCAACCTCTTGCCAACTCTCAAGTCCAAACATTACAATGTCTGCAAATTGCTGAAAGGGAGGAACAAAAAATGGCCGATTATCCGTGGTATAAAAGCTACGACCCAGGAGTTCCGTATACTCTGGAACCTTATCCCCAGTATAACGCCATAGACCTGTTGGACAATGTGGTAAAGTTGCATCCTGACCATCCCATGCTTATTTACCAGCACAGCTGCCTGTCCTGGAAGACTGTTAATGAGTTAAGCGATAAAATGGCTGCGGCGCTGGTTGCCAGCGGCGTTAAAAAAGGCGACCGTGTGGCGGTGCTATATATCAACATCCCCCAGACTTTTATCACCTACTACGCCATCTGGAAGGCGGGTGCCATAATAGTGCCCTTGAATCCCCTTTACACCCCGGCCGAATTGGAAAATGCTCTCAATGATGTCGGGGCTGAGGTAGCCTTTGTGTTGAATTTCTGGTACCCCATGCTGGATGGGCTGAAACCAAAAACCAAACTGCGATTGCTTATTGTCACCGAACTGGACGAATATACATTGGGAAAAGACATGGATGCTCCACATGCCATGGAGCTTAAAAGCGGTGACTTGTGGTTCAGTGACCTGATGAAGAAATATGCCAAGGCGGCTCGTCCGAAGGTAAAAGTAGGCCCGAAAGATCTGGCTTCTATCATGTTCAGTGGAGGAACCACTGGTGTGCCTAAGGGGGTGATGGGCAACCACATCTCCTATACCATGACGGGGATGCAGATAAGGGCATGGATGGAAGGTGTAGGCCCGGAATGGGAAACCGTGATGCTACTCACACTGCCGTTGTTCCATACCATGGGGGTCTATTTCTGCTTTGCCATGACACCGGTAGCACATATGACCATGGTGCTGGTAGCTGACCCGCGGAATGTTGATGTCATCCTGCAAACTGTTCGTGAGGTCAAGCCCACCATGCTCACTGGTACTCCGACGATGTTCATCAAGCTACTCGAGCACCCTGACCTCAAGCCAGACGAGCTGAAATGTGTAAAGAATATAGGGACCGGGGCAGCACCGCTGATGGCAGAAACAAAGAAGAAAATAGATGAACGGATTAGCGGTTTTATCACTGAAGGCTATGCGCTCAGTGAGTCCACGATGGCCATGACCACCACGCCAGCCCGTGGAGTCTGGAAAGAAGGCTCTGTGGGCTGCCCGCTGCCGGATACCCTTATCCGCATTGTTGATGTGGAGACGGGGACGAAAGAGATGAAGACGGGTGAAGCCGGTGAGGTGTTAATCAAGGCACCTCAAATCATGGTTGGCTACTGGAACCGTCCCCAGGATACCGCTGAAGCAATTCGCAATGGCTGGCTACATACCGGCGATGTCGGTTACCTGGACGAGGATGGCTATTTGTTTTTAACTTCTCGTACAAAGGACGTGATAAAGCCGGGCGGTTTCCAGGTCTGGCCTCGGGAAGTTGAGGAGGTACTCATGACTTATCCAGCAGTATCCGAAGTCTGTGTAGCTGGCATACCTGACCCCCGCCAGATGGAAGCAGTGAAAGCCTGGATTATTCTGAAGGAAGGGGCGCAGGCTACACCGGAGGAGCTGCAAAACTATTGCCGCGAGAAACTGGCGGCTTATAAAGTGCCCCGGTTTTTTGAGTTCCGCACTGAGCTTCCCAAGACAATGGTGGGCAAGGTACTGCGCCGCGCTCTACAGGAAGAAGAGAGAGCCAAACAAAAAGAAGTCAAATAG
- a CDS encoding 5,10-methylenetetrahydrofolate reductase, whose amino-acid sequence MSLREKLQNGKFVVTAEIGPAKGVDIHEFNENAELLKGRVDAVNCTDQQSAVMRLGSLVACHLLNQKGVEPVFQMTCRDRNRIALQSDLLSAYVMGVENVLCLTGDYVTLGDHPDAKPVFDLDSVSLLHAAQQLEQGKDLAGKELKGTPKFFLGACVTPGADPVEPQLIKMERKVKAGAQFFQTQAIYEPKTFEAFMKEAKKFGVPVLVGIVVLRSAAMAKFMNKNVAGIHVPDELIDEMDKAENKLQKGVEIAARLINEMKGMCQGTHIMAIGLESKVPAILDAAKL is encoded by the coding sequence ATGAGTCTGCGTGAAAAACTTCAGAACGGCAAGTTTGTGGTCACCGCTGAAATCGGCCCAGCTAAGGGTGTGGATATCCATGAGTTCAACGAGAATGCCGAATTACTTAAAGGCAGAGTGGATGCCGTGAACTGCACCGACCAGCAGAGCGCTGTCATGAGGCTGGGGTCACTGGTTGCTTGTCACTTGCTCAACCAAAAAGGCGTCGAGCCAGTGTTCCAGATGACCTGTCGAGACCGCAACCGTATCGCCCTCCAATCGGACTTGCTCAGTGCTTACGTTATGGGTGTTGAGAATGTTCTCTGTCTCACCGGAGACTATGTAACTTTAGGAGACCATCCTGATGCCAAACCTGTTTTCGACCTCGACTCCGTCTCCTTGCTGCATGCTGCCCAGCAACTGGAACAGGGCAAGGATTTAGCTGGCAAAGAACTAAAGGGCACACCCAAGTTCTTTCTCGGCGCCTGTGTTACTCCCGGAGCCGACCCTGTCGAACCGCAGCTCATCAAAATGGAAAGAAAGGTAAAGGCCGGCGCCCAGTTCTTCCAGACCCAGGCCATCTACGAGCCCAAAACGTTCGAAGCCTTTATGAAAGAAGCTAAGAAATTCGGCGTGCCAGTTTTAGTCGGTATAGTAGTGCTCAGGTCAGCAGCTATGGCCAAATTCATGAATAAGAACGTAGCCGGTATACATGTCCCGGATGAGCTTATTGACGAGATGGACAAAGCCGAGAACAAATTGCAGAAGGGTGTGGAGATAGCTGCCCGCCTGATAAATGAGATGAAGGGCATGTGCCAGGGCACACACATAATGGCTATCGGCCTGGAATCCAAGGTGCCAGCAATTCTCGATGCTGCTAAATTGTAA
- a CDS encoding 5,10-methylenetetrahydrofolate reductase → MIISELKPLPEILGYLDGDKKIFIVGCKGCAEVCQTGDEPQVLEMKQKLGQEGKTVTGYCVVDFLCDKALVKTRLFPHEDEIDAADSLLVMTCGIGVQATAAVVNKLVHPAANTINVGGSRGEWRGSERCRECGDCVLDLTGGICPLTACTKWLINGPCGGAKNGKCEVEPDVRDCGWHLIYERLKKLGRLDKMQTMPIVKNYAKMQPPKELRSTIMWALEQQETKV, encoded by the coding sequence ATGATAATCTCTGAATTAAAGCCGCTTCCGGAAATCCTGGGCTATTTAGACGGGGACAAGAAAATCTTTATAGTCGGCTGCAAAGGTTGTGCTGAGGTCTGCCAGACTGGCGATGAACCTCAGGTTCTGGAAATGAAGCAGAAACTGGGGCAGGAAGGCAAGACCGTCACCGGCTATTGCGTTGTCGATTTTCTCTGTGACAAAGCGCTGGTTAAGACCAGACTGTTTCCTCATGAGGATGAAATAGATGCTGCCGATTCCCTGTTGGTAATGACCTGCGGTATCGGAGTCCAGGCTACTGCTGCCGTGGTAAACAAACTGGTCCATCCGGCGGCTAATACCATCAATGTTGGTGGTAGCCGTGGGGAATGGCGGGGCAGCGAGCGTTGCCGTGAATGCGGCGACTGTGTGCTCGATTTGACCGGCGGCATTTGCCCTCTGACCGCCTGCACCAAATGGCTCATTAACGGGCCTTGCGGCGGTGCCAAAAACGGCAAGTGCGAGGTTGAACCCGATGTACGCGATTGCGGCTGGCACTTAATCTACGAGAGGCTGAAAAAACTAGGTCGGCTGGATAAAATGCAAACCATGCCGATAGTCAAGAACTACGCCAAAATGCAGCCGCCAAAGGAACTAAGGTCCACCATAATGTGGGCACTGGAGCAACAAGAAACAAAAGTTTAG
- a CDS encoding Zn-dependent exopeptidase M28, with translation MGKSDLEINKSYMQHAFDFTDEVVERYPNRLAGTEACRNTANRIKEEFIKNCDPSSVKIEDFTVHPKSFLKYIPGLVVLYFICTILLCLRLPVPAFIGYTLGIFVFYAQFARYWKLLDPLFPKATGYNVFGSIEPEGKVRQQVIVSAHHDAAYVFQLIARCPKYYAKLINTGVLFLLLGFLVALVGTILTIFHIPIPGWTHPWIPVILLVGGVFLLPLAFFTTGQVSPGAGDNMIAVAIANETAKLFHQAKQAGRNPLRHTRLIVASFDAEEAGLRGARAFCKKHGEKLLHTKTYVLNIDTLYKVEDLSFLENDLNGSVKLSHQMAQDCVSIAESLGYPARISGMPFGAGSTDAAAFGKIGVEATNMAGISFDISKFSQGIVYHTPNDLTKHIEPEMVEAALEIVRNYVLKKDNKPENISGQK, from the coding sequence ATGGGTAAGTCTGACTTAGAGATAAATAAAAGCTATATGCAACATGCCTTCGATTTCACTGACGAAGTCGTAGAGCGATATCCCAATCGCCTGGCAGGGACGGAGGCCTGCCGAAATACGGCAAATCGGATAAAAGAGGAATTTATCAAGAATTGTGACCCTAGTTCAGTAAAAATAGAAGATTTCACAGTCCACCCCAAGAGTTTCTTGAAGTATATCCCCGGGCTGGTGGTGCTTTATTTTATCTGCACCATTCTATTATGCTTGCGGCTTCCTGTGCCGGCGTTTATCGGGTACACATTGGGGATCTTTGTGTTTTACGCCCAATTCGCACGCTATTGGAAACTGCTCGACCCATTGTTCCCTAAAGCCACCGGATATAACGTCTTCGGCTCCATTGAACCAGAAGGGAAGGTAAGGCAACAGGTCATCGTAAGCGCACATCACGATGCGGCATATGTGTTTCAGCTCATTGCCCGTTGTCCCAAATACTATGCTAAGCTTATCAATACAGGGGTACTATTTTTGTTGCTTGGTTTCCTCGTTGCTTTGGTAGGAACCATCTTGACCATATTTCACATTCCCATTCCTGGCTGGACGCATCCCTGGATACCCGTGATATTGCTAGTCGGTGGGGTTTTCCTGCTTCCACTGGCATTCTTCACCACCGGACAAGTATCCCCCGGTGCTGGCGATAACATGATTGCCGTAGCAATTGCCAATGAGACGGCAAAGCTTTTTCATCAGGCCAAGCAAGCAGGGAGAAATCCGCTGCGTCATACCCGGCTGATAGTAGCCTCTTTTGATGCTGAAGAAGCTGGCCTCCGTGGCGCCCGAGCGTTCTGCAAAAAACACGGTGAAAAACTGCTCCACACCAAGACCTATGTCTTGAATATTGATACACTTTACAAAGTCGAAGACCTCTCCTTTTTAGAGAATGACTTAAATGGGTCGGTAAAACTGTCACATCAAATGGCGCAGGATTGCGTCAGCATTGCAGAATCGTTAGGTTACCCTGCCAGAATCTCAGGCATGCCTTTTGGTGCCGGGAGCACGGATGCGGCCGCATTCGGCAAAATCGGCGTGGAGGCTACCAATATGGCTGGCATCAGCTTTGATATCAGCAAGTTCAGCCAGGGCATAGTGTACCATACCCCAAATGACCTGACCAAGCATATCGAGCCGGAAATGGTCGAGGCAGCTCTCGAAATCGTCCGGAATTACGTACTCAAGAAGGATAATAAACCTGAGAACATTTCTGGTCAGAAATAA
- a CDS encoding hydrogenase maturation protease, with protein sequence MEYTKSAETQTLRRSPRITVLGIGNLLLKDEGIGVHLVEKLAGVVDNANVNIIDAGTYPDFLSLVNDSTDKLIIIDAVKAGDRPGTIYRFSLNDVDLDSAPSISLHEMGVLDSVRTMALFDRQPKSTVIIGIEPKTMDFGIDLSPEVEEKIPKIINLVLKEIEETTAMEVDK encoded by the coding sequence TTGGAATACACAAAGTCCGCTGAGACGCAAACGCTTCGCCGCAGTCCCAGAATCACAGTTCTTGGCATAGGCAACCTGTTGCTCAAAGACGAAGGTATAGGCGTACATCTGGTTGAAAAACTAGCCGGCGTTGTGGACAACGCCAATGTCAATATAATTGACGCTGGCACTTACCCCGACTTCCTGTCTCTGGTAAATGACAGCACAGACAAATTAATCATCATCGATGCCGTCAAGGCCGGCGATAGACCAGGTACCATCTATCGGTTCAGCTTAAATGACGTAGACCTGGACTCAGCACCGTCTATTTCCCTGCACGAGATGGGTGTTTTAGACAGCGTGAGAACGATGGCCTTGTTTGACAGACAACCAAAATCTACGGTCATCATCGGAATCGAACCCAAAACAATGGACTTCGGAATTGACCTCTCCCCAGAAGTCGAAGAAAAAATACCCAAAATAATCAATTTAGTTCTCAAGGAGATAGAGGAAACCACAGCTATGGAGGTAGACAAATGA
- a CDS encoding DUF2437 domain-containing protein has translation MRIVRFVAKGRAKYGLLAQNTISGLRGSPFSHFKHFSSTSTLDGSTYKLDEVRLLAPCLPSKIICLGLNYRSHVEEMKLPMPSVPLIFLKPSTAAIGPDDKIVLPRGWKRVDYEGELGVVISKKAKDVPEEEAKEYVLGYTCVNDVSERHNQAEDGQWTRAKGYDTFAPIGPWIETEASPDNLKLETYLNGELRQSAYTSDLIFGTSKLISFISGVMTLLPGDIIATGTPSGIGPMNTGDVVEVRIENIGTLKNFVIAQQ, from the coding sequence TTGCGAATCGTTCGCTTTGTTGCCAAGGGTAGAGCCAAATATGGTCTGCTAGCCCAAAATACCATAAGCGGACTCCGCGGCAGCCCCTTTTCTCATTTTAAGCATTTTAGCAGCACATCTACACTTGACGGTAGTACCTACAAACTGGATGAGGTCAGGCTGCTCGCCCCCTGTCTCCCCTCCAAGATAATCTGCCTGGGACTCAATTATCGCAGCCACGTTGAGGAGATGAAACTGCCCATGCCTTCAGTGCCGCTCATCTTCCTCAAACCATCCACTGCTGCCATCGGCCCCGACGACAAAATCGTCCTGCCCCGCGGCTGGAAGCGCGTTGACTACGAAGGTGAGCTGGGTGTAGTCATCAGCAAGAAGGCAAAGGATGTTCCAGAAGAAGAGGCAAAGGAATACGTACTTGGTTATACTTGTGTCAATGATGTCAGCGAGCGCCATAATCAGGCTGAAGATGGTCAGTGGACAAGAGCTAAGGGTTATGACACCTTCGCCCCCATAGGCCCATGGATAGAGACAGAAGCCAGTCCAGACAACCTGAAACTCGAAACGTACCTCAACGGCGAACTGCGCCAGTCGGCTTATACCAGCGACCTTATCTTCGGAACATCCAAGCTCATCAGCTTTATTTCCGGTGTAATGACGCTGCTCCCTGGCGATATCATAGCCACAGGCACACCATCAGGTATCGGCCCAATGAATACGGGCGATGTGGTTGAAGTCAGAATAGAAAACATCGGCACGCTGAAAAATTTCGTCATCGCCCAGCAGTGA